The Lathyrus oleraceus cultivar Zhongwan6 chromosome 5, CAAS_Psat_ZW6_1.0, whole genome shotgun sequence genome includes the window CTTTACTAATaatcaaatggattttggattagtaatgtaacAAGATTCAAACCACACTTTTAATTATATACACATTTATGTAAATGGGcctttgaaacaaagagatctcatgggtaaaccaAAATGGGCTTTGTTAGCCAAAAATGCACATACCATCCCATGCTTCAGTAAAAGACAATTGCAGCAGATATTTTCTTAAGGATCTTAACAGATGAGAGTGTCATTAAAGACTTGATGTCACCAAGGATCGAAAAAACCTAAAATAGAACCTATGTCTTAAGATAAAATTCATGTCTCTTAACGTTGGGTAGTAAATGTTGGTTGAAGATTTTTCCTTACCCGAccaaaattggggtatgacagctgcccctatttaattacctcaaaTCGGAAAGCAAGAATGACAGCAGTCTTCATGCATTCacggtgggagataattaaatacaagaagatccaaattttgtcctaggaaatgcaaggaagaaaaCACGGgaagaaaatgcagtgagaaatgGTAAAAGACATTATCCTACAGTAAAATGGAACAGTCAAGACTTTATGGGAGTCGCCAGAACAATATCTTGGACATCTCAGTCGAGATATGTGGAATGGCATCCCTAGCTAAATCTCATGACTTTTCAGGATGCTAGAATAATATAAAGGAAATCTGGCGTGAgactcttcattttgatgaagcagcatctcaaatagtaacaatgagattctctgtatcgggtcgaaacaacatcttatatgatagaattaagatattcccgcaagggaaagatacctcaactgaatctaagactctctgagggtattagagcagtatctcaaaaaagatctaaaatgagactcttcatattgatgaagcagcatgttaaacagtaaaagtgagattctctgtatcgagtcggaacaacatcttatatgatagaattaagatattccagcaagggaaagatacctcaactgaatctaagactctccgaggatatttagagcagtatctctaaaaaaaaatctgaaatgagactcttcatattgatgaagcaacatctcaaacagtaagaatgagattctctgtatcgggtcaAAACAGCATCTTACATGATAGAATTGAGGTGTTCCAGtaagggaaaaataccttaattgaatctaagactctccgaggatattaaagcagtatctctaaaaaatctgaaatgagatttgcatattgatgaagcagcgtctcaaacagtaaaaatgagattctctgtatcgagtcgaaacagcatcttatctgatagaattaagatattccagcaagggaaagataccttaatcgaatctaagactcttcgaggatactagagcagtatctctaaaagatAAACGAGATTTTttagataaatgaagcagtatctcgaacaGACAAacgagattcttcagataaatgaagcaacatctcaaatattcgtctgttgggggattttttatttaagaaaggactccttttgagggagatttactagaaatgctctgcagggggAAAACCTCATgagagactttttagggtaacctctgcttggggagcaatgattgCAAAGAAAAATGTTGGGAATACCATTATTAATCCTaaagttgaaaaatgatttgctgagaaataatCCCCCAAGCATATGCAGGGTaaaaacttcatttggaaatgagaaatgtccaagatatacatgaatgaccttggatcctgatattttatacttgatttttgtatgatgtcccactttaggtgggaattcCATGCATGGGATGTATGCAAATATGCgatttgctggggatatttggttGTACATGCAGGAATGCTAACGATTTTTCTATCTTATTGGAATTCCCATTTTatgggagtgttatgcatgagtatgttgatGACTGGTACGACTGTGTTTCTTTAATTTTTCTGTTTGATAGAGAAAAACCAATTATGAATGATTTATATGACGCATGTTAGAATGCAAATGGATAATCGGACATGCCCCAGTTAAGACATTTTACTTTGAGGTATGATGCCAATAGTGTGGACTTTTGTTATTGGGGTGATTAATGGAGATTAAGTTTTAATGCCCCTACTAGGTGGTTttgggaatatatttgggttgCTCCAAGTTACTAAAAGGTTCATACTTCTCAACACATGCTTCATCCATGATTTATCAATGTTTCTGTTGGAAATGTGATGGAGCCTTGCCCTGGTCTGGCTATACCATGAGTACATTTATGAAAGGTATGAATTAGTAGTTGAAAGGAACATAACCATTTGCAATCAGTCCTACACCTTTATGAAAAATAAGAATGAATCTTGGGGACTAAAGGATTCATCCGCTTATtgtttcaaaagcaattttaccactttattcaaacatgtgttttattttctccaatagtttttaaaagtgatgtttataaaaaataaaaggTGCTTTGCAAATAAAcagataaaatacaaaaaatgATTCGGGCACATTTTGTTGagaaaaattctcttttattgatttgacccttaaatgggtgattgtacataaagatgcaattccttaatgaggtaattgttgtgcatagaaacaaaatggcaatgaaagttgagttcttattgagtttCCACACTGCTATGATCTTTATGTCTTTGATAGTCCGAGCACTTTGCTTTTGAAAAGTAAGGTAGATTGATTCTTTGTCTTCGAGGATACACCCAATGTCTGTAAGTACAACtttttgccttggaattaatccctaacttttgcctggatcgccctttcgggttttcaatccaccgggatacccatttttgcctgtgtcgccctttcgggttttcaactcagcgggtcagattcttttattttcatccctaatttttgcctggatcgccctttcgagttttcaatccaccgggatagccattttttttcttaaattgcccttttaggtttttgatttagcgacttttattattccacttttttaggcgaagtactttttaacagcatcagtattggtgggaagcggcaactcatcactgtccttagttgctataattagagcgcctccggaaaaggctataaccaccacaaatggatcttcataatttggtgtccatttccctctGGAGTCTTTGTGAATAGGCAAGATTTTCTTCAGCACTaaatctccctcttgaaacaccctaggacgaactttcttgtcaaatgcctttttaagacgcctctgatagagttgaccatgacctaacgctttcaagcacttctcctcaataaggttgagctcgtcgtaccttgattgaacccattcttcctcgtctagcttagcctccatcaagactctcatcgaggggatctccacctctatagggagaactgctttcataccgtataccaaggaataaagggttgcccctgttgaagttcgtaccgaggtgcgatagccatgtaacgcaaaaggtaacatctcatgcaaatccttgtacgtgacaaccatcttttggatgattttcttgatatttttatttgcagcttcaacaaccccattcatcttaggtcgatagggtgatgagttgtggtgctcaatcttgaatgttgcgcataactcatccatggtcttgttgttgagattggacccattatcagtgatgatcttgttgggaatcccatatcgacatatgatgttatttttcaagaaacgggcgaccacgtgctttgtgacattcgcataagacgcaacttccacccatttggtaaagtaatatatggccaccaagataaacCTGTGTCCAATTGATGCTTTAGGctctatcattccaatcatgtcgatgccccacatagagaaaggccaaggcgatgctatgacattcagcggggtaggcggtacatgtattttgtcagcatagatttggaATTTGTGGCATGCTCTGGTGTAATGATAACGGTCGGCTTCCATCATCAACCAGTAGTAACATGCCCTTAGgattttctttgccatggcatgcccattggcgtgCGTACCGAAAGACCCTTCGTGTATGTCCCTCATAAGCTGATCTGCTTTGTTTTTGtccacacacctcaacaaaacctTGTCATAATTTTGCTTGTATAATACCTCTCCGTTCAAGAGGAACTTTGATGCCATCCTCTGGAGAGTCCTTTTGTCAAGGCTGGAAGCCTCTGCCGGATATTCCCGCTTCTCCAGATATtgtttgatatcaaagaaccagggtttaccatctggctcttctGCTGTCGTTAGGAAATGAGCAGGTTCATCAAAACGCCTAATTTCAATATGAGGTTGATGATTGGGCCATATCAACTTGTACATGGAAGCCAAAGTTGCTAAGGCATCTGCCATatgattctcttctcgaggaatatgagagaaagtgatttcgtcaaactttgggagtagcttcagtacataatcccggtatggaattaggttagcatgtcttatttcccaatcacctctgatctgatgtatgactagagcggagtccccgaatacttctagtatattgatcttcaactcaatagcttcttccaaccctagtatgcaagcttcatactcgaCCATGTTGTTTGTGCAGGTAAAACAAAGCTTTATGGTGAATGGTAaatggaaattcttgggagacatcagcactgccccaattccatggcctattgcatttgaggcaccatcaaacatgagcgtcCAACCTGCTCTTGGCTCAAGACTTTCCTCTAGTTCGGAGTCTTCAGCATCCTTAACAGCCATGATGTtctcatctgggaagtcaaacttcaaagATTGGTAATCCTTCAATGGTTGGTGAGCAAGATAGTCTGCTAATATGCTTCCTTTCATATCCTTTTACGCAACATATTGGATATCGtattctgacaacaacatctgccatcaggcaattctaccagtgagagttggtttctcgaatatgtacttgatgggatccattttagataccaaccaagtcgtgtgagttagcatgtactgcctgagacgcttagcggcccatgcgagtgcacaacaagtcttctcaagtaatgaatatctggtctcacaatcattaaatttcttgctcagataatagatggcatactcttttctaccagtctcatcttgttgtcccaatacacaacccatggactcgtcaagcacagttagatacatgatgagaggtctccCTTCTGCAAGGGCATCAAAATTggtggctcttgcaagtattctttgattttatcgaaggctatttggcagtcatcattccactccacgccttgattcttcctcaggagcttgaatattggtttacatgttgcagtaaggtgagagataaacctggcgatgtaatatggtctcacaatcattaaatttcttgctcagataatagttggcatactcttttctaccagtctcatcttgttgtcccaatacacaacccatggactcgtcgagcacaattagatacatgatgagaggtctccCTTCTGCAGGGGCATCAAAATcggtggctcttgcaagtattctttgattttatcGAAGGCTATTTGTCAGTCATCATTCCACTCCacgccttgattcttcctcaggagcttgaatattggtttacatgttgcagtaaggtgagagataaacctggcgatgtaatttagtctccccaagaaaccacgaacctccttttcaGTCCTCGGTGCAGGCATGTTTtgaatggctcgaaccttgtcaggatctacttcatttcctttttggctgacaataaagcctaaaagcttcccatatcgaaccccaaatgtgcatttattaggattaagtctcaacctaaacttcctcaaacgagcgaatagtttctccaggttggtgatgtgctcttcttctatctgggatttggcaatcctgtcatcgacatacacctcaatctcttcatgaatcatgtcgtgaaagagagtcaccatggcacgttgatatgttgccccaatGTTCTTTAATCCGAAAagcattactttgtaacaaaaggtaccccagGGGGTAATGAAcatggtcttctccatgtctttgggatccattttaatttggttgtatccagagaaaccatccataaaggaaaacacagagaactgagctgtgttatccaccaatacatcaatgtgaggtaatgggaaatcgtctttgggactgGCTCTGTTCAAGTCTTGGTAGTCTACgcacatgcagacttttccatctttcttcggtactggtacaatgttagcaacccattgtgggtactttgcgacttccaggaaaccagcgtcaaactgctttctcacctcttctctgatcttgagagccatatcaggtcgagtctttcttagcttttgtttgatagcagggcattcttctttaaggggaagcttgtgagtcataatatcagtatctaatccagacatgtcttggtatgaccaagcaaacacgttatcatattcgtggaggagctctatTAGTCTTGTCTTCACTATATCTTGAAGTGCGGTGCCTACCCTCActtctctcttatcttcttctgttCCCAGATTGATAACTTCTACGTCTTCTtggtgtggttgaatgaccttctcttcttgcctgagtaatctggccaacacttcagggagttcacaatcttcccccacttcgtcttcagcttggtagattggacaatcaaagtCATATCGGACCTtagcagtgtcgttatcaatggtctcaggagtgtttctgcatgttatgatttatgcagtttatttagaaagtgcgtgGATAAAAATTGATTGTCATTTTTGTAAATAGATAAAAACGAAAggaaaggaacaaaaatttggatgcaaattgtcatttcattgatgataaaaactcttaaaaaagataaaggagaccctacaacatgccactgtgccttgggcagagcacagggttttgtctaaaatgataaaaatacttttgaaatatttggggaacttccacaGTCTTCCAGTTTGTTAGTTCTTCATTTGGTGCGGCTTGACGCATCCAGCTAGACACTCCCTATTCACGATCTTCTTCGCTGATCATTGCCACCTGCTTGCCAAAGATGTGACCAGCGCTGGTGAATGTTTTCTCTACAAAAGGAATCTTTTCTCTGTCAGGTTGGTTACCGGCTTTGTGTGATGATGGGTCATACCCCAAGCCAAACTTGTCTCATTTCTCTTTCACCTCCACCACTTTGCCCCAGTCTTGAGCATCTTCACTTTCCATAACAGCTTTAGCTCCTTGCCACGAGGCCAGGGATGGTCCTGATTTTGGGGCCTCCAAGGTCTGTTGGATGGCCATCATGTTTACCACTTCCAAGGATTGGAATGGCGTCTCATTGATTtcgccatccacctcgatataTCGGAAAGATGTTAAGTGACTAACCAAGATATCTTTTTCTCCTCCAACcacaatcatcttgtcatttgtAGTGAATTTTAGTTTTTGATGTAGAGTGAAGGTGACAACACCCACAGAGTGAATCCAGGATCTCCCAAGTAGGCAACTGTAACCaggatgtatatccatgacctggaacGTGTTAGCTGGAGATTTCGACCATTAGGTTGAAGTTCTTTGAAAATATTATGTTTTGGAGAATAATATAAAAATGGCTTTGTGAAGCTATTTATTAAATCCTTTTCTTGGGAGAAAGGACCTTTTTGTCGAAGCTTAAGACTTAGAAGATTTTAGGATCTCCACAAGTTCTCTTCGGCATCGGCGTTTGGCAGATTCGAAGCTTCGAGCGGGAAAGATTTGAAATTCAAACGAAGTAGTTTCGTCAGGCgaacgcgtggaagcatctgagACACGCAGCGCTTGAAAACGTCGAACGTGGCAATCATCTATGTAGAGACCGTTAGGGTCGAATTGTTATAAATATGAGTCTTAGTTTTTAGATTTCGTGTGTTCAAACTGATatacaaaattcactaaaaatactcaaagtaccggagcgagagaaacgagtctttgctgaaaatgcatgtatgaagaacaccatgattACATTTCATGTTATCTTTTTAATGCAAGTTAATTAAATTAAACCATTTACTGTCTTTATTTCTACTTAAGCCTTCTGTCGAATTGCCTTTATCTTCAAAGTCTTTCATCATTGCTTTTACCTTTACATTTACATTTCGTCAAACCTTTATTTCCAGCACCTTTTCAAACTTAAAACCTTTTACTTCAAGTTATTTATCTTTACTTTTGCCAATTACCTTTGTTATCTTTAAAAAAAGCCCTTTTTACAGAATTACTGCCATTTATCATTTATCTTTAAAGTCATAAGCCTTTAGATTTCGTTTAGAGTTTATTGTCGAAACACCTTTTACTTTGTACCATTGACGCTAGACAAAGAACCCTAATTACCAttcataaaccagaaacaaacttaatcatgaatcaaatcaccataacactagttcttgagacacatgtcctaggatcgatctagtcgatcctgtaagttaccaagattaataatattagaggactagcggttgtttgtcagaaattactgggtaaacaaattggcacgcccaaTGAGACGGTGTCAAAAGAACTGTTAATTATAATAGTTTGCTTTACTTTGACAATACAAAATTGTTGTTATTCTTTTGAGTTAAAAATCATAATGTTGCATGAACCTTAGAAGTGGTAAGATAGCCAACAATTCACAATCTGTAACCAAAAGAAAATACATAAAAGAGATGGTTAATACAACCAGTCAAGGGGAACAATTTCCTCCCCAGGGAACAGGCACAGTCGGAACAAGTTCGATTGATGCATCCACTGAGATCCCAGTACACAAGCCATACCAACATCTAGATCCATGGCCTTAAATAATTCGACAACAATGCCTATTATGTCAAGCGTAGCAGAGGTTTCTGCAAGTTTAATCCCTGGCCCGTTTTCGACAATTGTCGGAACCCAACCAACACCTACTACCCCTAGGCCACAGGGATTTGAGAATTTTAGGCCTTGGAGAGAATACCCATATGGAATGCCATCTACTTCCATGGCAGGACTTCAAAATAATACTTCCATATATACTCAACCCTATAATACGGTTGTTTCTCCAATTCAAAATTCTGGTTCTGGCATGAACCATGTAGGTCGAAATACCCAATCACAAGGATTATCCACCCTATTACCTACCCTTACAACGAATAACCAGGCAGCctttagacaacaaatggatgctagtaaccatgatatggtaggagttCTTGCCAGAGAAATGAATACCATTTTTTCTCCCCTAATACAGAATGTAAATAGGACTAACAATGATAATGCCTAAACATACTAACAACTGTCAGCGCAGATGGGACGCATAGCAGATTTCCTAGGCGCCCCTCAGTCCTCTGTTCGACGCAGACCAAACCAAGTTATAATCCAGGAAGAAGAACCAACTATAAATCAGGTTCGACCACCTAGACAAGCGCCTAGCGAAAGGGTCATGGGGGCAAGATTAGAACAACAGCCAGTTCGACAGGAAGTCCCTGAAGAACAACCTAGGAGAGTAATGATGGTTAATAGAGACCAGAATGCAGACGAAGTAATTCATAGGGTTAGGCAAGTAATTCATAGGGTTAGGCAAGAAAACATGATGGAAAATAACTTAACTACTATGATAGAGAGAATCATGGCCCAGAATGGTCTGAATATAGGACTTCGACGGCCAAATTATACCTCTCCTTTATCAGAATACGTCCTACAAACTGAATTACCAAGGGGTTGTAAAatccctaagttcaccaaattctcaggggacactagtgaaTCCACTATAGAACACATAGCCAAATACATGACTGAGGCGGGGGATTTGGCGAACAGTGAGAACCTAAGAATGAAATATTCCCCTGTTCTTTAGCGAAGAATGCCTTCACGCGGTTTACAACTTTGCCACCAAATTCCATAGATACTTGGCCTCATTTGGAGAGATTatttcatgaacaattctacatgggccAAACTAAGATAAGTCTTAAGGAATTAGCCAGTATTAAAAGAAAATTCATTGAACCTATAGATGATTATCTGAGTAGGTTCCGTTTGTTGAAATCTAGATGCTTTACAGTAGTGGCTGAACATGaattggtcgaaatggccgctggAGGGTTAGACTATTCCATTAGGAAAAAGTTAGATACCCAATATCTAAGAGATATGGCCCAATTAGCAGACAGGGTTCGAAAGGTCGAACGTTTAAAAGCTGAAAAGGCCAGAGCGAATAAGAATTATAAGAAAGAAAGGGTTGCTTATGTCGAAGTCGAAGATGAGGAGTCTGAAATCTCTAATGACCCTTATGGTCTTGAGGAATTCGAAGTAGATTTGGCTGAATTAAAAGAAGCACCACCTTATGCTTTGTAAATTACTTACACCTTCGAATGGCAGGAACCCTGTCGAAACTGAAAAGAATGATAGATTTCCTAAAAAGACTTACACATTTGATGTTACCAAATGTGATGAAATCTTCGATTTATTAGTAAAAGATGGCCAAATGATAGTGCCTCCTTATACCAAAATTCCTCCGTTAGAACAACGGAAGAAAAAAGGCTTCTGTAAATATCATAATTTTTTAGGCCATAAAACCTCACAATGCTTTCTTTTTAGGGATCTTATTCAGAATGCAATTAAGGATGGCCGTCTCAAGTTTGCTGATAGGGGGAGAAACCAGATGAAGGTTGACGTTGACCCCCTCAACATTGCTGACACAAATTATGCTGAACTTGTCGAAATCAACATGATTGACATGGTGGAAGAGGAGGTTGTGAAGGAAACAGGAACTGAAGGCTATGTGCTAGTTGGAAA containing:
- the LOC127079657 gene encoding uncharacterized protein LOC127079657 — encoded protein: MGRIADFLGAPQSSVRRRPNQVIIQEEEPTINQVRPPRQAPSERVMGARLEQQPVRQEVPEEQPRRVMMVNRDQNADEVIHRVRQVIHRVRQENMMENNLTTMIERIMAQNGLNIGLRRPNYTSPLSEYVLQTELPRGCKIPKFTKFSGDTSESTIEHIAKYMTEAGDLANSENLRMKYSPVL